The Glycine soja cultivar W05 chromosome 4, ASM419377v2, whole genome shotgun sequence genomic sequence gtattttttggaTGAACCAAGAATATCCCTTACCAAGAGTTAAGAGTAAAGACTAATTTCTCAAGGtactgaaatttatttaaaagattgaattcttttaacaaatatttttcatataatacacaaaaatctaagaatCAAATTCCTGATCACATATTTAAAGAAGAATAGTGTTATTTGTCAATTATGTCACACtgcgaaaaaaaaaatataaagtatgtTAACTTAGGAAAAAGTGGAGAAGCTGAAAGGGTAGCTCATTTTGAGCCATGCAGAGAAATGTTGGTAATGTGCACATGCAAACAATCACTTCGTCTTTTCTTTGATGCAATTATGTGTAGTCGTATAGAATAGTACAGTTGACTTGAGTGTTGTGGGATAAAGCCTACAAGTTATTGCATTTCATCATATCAGTACTCTGTTGCTATTGGGTGGGGTACACCATGACAAGAGCTCTCTCCTCGCCAAATTTAAAAGGCTGTGCTCCTTCTTGCACTTCCTTGCCAAGACATGTATATGTCATGTTCTTAGTTCCAATCTAACTGCTCATAACAAGAGGAACCATATAGACACCTTCGTACTTGTCATGGCCCTTAAGATCAACACTTTGCTTCTAGTTCTTCTCTTGATCCTCATTCCCTTATCTTCAGGTGAGcaagtttctttatataactGAATACAATTACTAACATTTAACTCGTTCTAGACacataacaatttttttgcttttaggcTTGGCTGAAGGCTTCGGGGAAAACATGCATCCAACTCATGGCTTACTTTATAAGGTACCCTACTATGCGTTTGTCTTCTTACTTTAGTTAAATGGTAAAGAATAATGGACTTTGTAAGCCAGAATACTTGGAAATAAATATGGAGGGAGCTACATTGAGGGAAACATATAGATGCTTGCTTGAGTTTATAAAGTGGCACATGGTTtccacaataattttcaatttgagaATTGAAAAACATTATGTCTTATAATTCAATATttgatgtttatatatatagtgcTTTTAACTGACAAgttctttttcattttggttttgaatgaagGATGGTATCAAGATGAACTCGAGGAAGCTTTTGGTTCATGATTTTGTGTTGGATTATGATGAGGCAGGACCCAACCCAAGGCACACAAAGAAACCTGGCAAGGGCCCTTGAATACCCTTACaccaaataatgaaataaattaatctaTATACTATCATCTCTCTtcctactcaatgttttggtcGCGTATGAGGAGATATGTAAACGGGTTTCTTCTTCATCGGAGCCACTACTTGTGTGTGTTATGAGGCAATAAATtagtatgatattttattatgtaCACCTGGTGCGTATGTATGGACTATGGACCATTAAGCTGAGAATATTATAATAAAGTTTTATCATCTATCTGCTTTCCAATTGGCAATCTTTTTAAAGACTATGATGTGTGGAAGTTCTATATTATTCGTAGCAACAAAATTTGAGTCTGATTCTAGGACAGAATAGATGAAATTTGTAATTGTGAGACTTGCTCGctcaagagagaaagaaagacagaAAGAAGTAGCAgcgaaaattagttaaaatatatgTGTCAATTCTTACATACAACGCTTACTtcgaattattttttatattgaataagggtttaaatttaatttaacatacattttccatttttaataaaatattaatttttatttcaattttaaagcaaataaataattaatataatagttTTTTAGTACTATATCTATCAATTTTTCAACAATCAAACATTAATCCTCCATTTATGGCATTAGTTGATACTTTGTTGTGACCTATATTAGGTAAGGGTATCCCTCTGATCAAGGTGCATCCATAGAAAATTGTATAGTACATTtttagaaattgagaatgagaataagaatattttagtaaaattattttattaattattttttttattgatttcctTAATCCTTGTAAAAAGAAACCTTATAAACATCAATGGTTTTTTTAAATGGAGAgagaaatattttaagatatgtGTTAGCAACATAGTcgttaaaacatttttttattcaatcttAATTTAAAACACTTTTAAATACACTCTCTActattagttataatttatttaagaatataaaattatatggtagatttattagataaaatgtagaattcacaaaattttgtgatttGTAATAGAGTTCAaccaattaaaaagaaatgttTAAAGATAATACAATAGGTTCTTACCAtttctcatattttaaatattgaaattaaaatactgATGAAAATATTTCCTCTTATTACTATACTAATTTACACTTAACACAGTACTAAATACTAATAATCCATCACAGGCATGAAATAGACTTTCTATACTATACTTGGACAACTAAAATGTCAACTTGGGGCTCAATCCGCAGTAGATTGTTTATTGTAGGTTGTTTACcactgttttgttttattttttatttctaaaaggcactgttttgtttattcttttttaggGAACTTAGTTGGGGGGAAATATTCTTACTTTAacagtctcttttttttttctttctaagctCTAGAGCATACAAGTATTTTTACTAAAGGCAATCTTAAGTCAGATAGAATAATTATGAgtaataaaatttttctttcaagtATTTAATATAGTAGTATACTCAAGACTCAAATTCAAGACCATTGATTAAGGTATAACCTTATAAAGcaataaaaatagtataatttatAAAGTAAGAGTTTATACAGTTTTCAAATTTTGCCcctgttaattttaaaaatagtaactttttatcttctaattatattcttattttcattaaattatgtgtgcatgtttaatttatatcaattttttcatgaatgataataaataataacagttatatataaatttattaattttttattattatataaacacATACATaagcatgttatttttttatttattatgaacatGAGCATgttatttatatctttttatatgaaaaaactaattaatcaaTTGATTTGACTACActtctaattaaatattaattaacttatCAACTTTCAGTTTTTAACTAGTCTctactaattttttatcttttaattaaccTTTCAACGTTTAATTATCAGTTAGTATTTCAACTAATTATGTCGGACAAAGTTTGGTTAAAATTCAAGTTTAAATAGCAAAGTTGTCAATTAAACAATCTAACATATAAGGGTACGTTTGGAGATCCGTTGAGAGCGGATCTACCCCCTTGCTTCTCCAAACGATAGTTGGATGTGTCTCGTAACGCACGCTGCAGCAAACGGAATGGGAAACCAAACATACACTAAATTGTGATCAATTTATATACTTAGTTGACATATCAACgtcaaaaaagttaaatttggcTTTCCAATTCCTGTGGCTGACATACCGTTTCCTAAAGAACTTGATTCATAAACTATAGGAAGGAAATAAAGTCAGGTTCTTGTTGTTTCTAATTGTGCAGATCCATATACACTGTTAGTGTTCGGCAGACCCATTTTTGTGGTAAACATTGACAAGGACATCACACTTTATCTTCCTTAATTTTGGTCAAATTTAGTCGGTTTAAAGGCTAATTTGTCCTGCTTGCCCAACATCTTGAAAGCCATCATTTGGACCTTGCAATGATGCCAATTCCTTCTCCAactatttttctgaaattatgAGCATCCAAAGTTGTCAAATTAGAACAACCCTTTTATAATTGGATCCAGTTATAACAcacaataaaaactaaaaataaaaaagctaaaCTTAGATTATTTTATGTCTTACAGCCAAGCTTTTGTAATTAGGTATGATTTTTTGTCATAGTGTAATAATACTGTAGGATCCTAATAGAAAATTTTAGAAGTCGAAACAGATACTTGAATTAGCTTATTTTACATTAAATGTTTCAAAGAGTatttttgggtaaaaaaaaaaaactatttctgtaattaattagtaaaaaacCAAAGTGCTTAAACTGTTCATTTTAAACTTGAAGAAGTCAGACCTCATTCGGATAGtgtaattaacaaatttaatcttGGTCAATGTGACCAGTTTTCAATGGTCTTTTTAGAAAAGAGATTTAATTAGTCAAAGAAGTGTGCTATCAAATTTAAGTGGAAGAAGCACGTGATCGACTTGGGCAAACAGTGCAAAGCAATAACTGAATTTTAGAATCAGAATAAGATTAAtccttcaaaaatatatttattgttaacAATTCTTTGTGCCCTAAACCAAGTAGATTCTAAGATGTGAGGCATGTACAATTAAGATTATACAGGCTAGAAGTTCAGAATGATATATCTGTTTTATGTACATGActggtatttttttaatctataaagAAAGCTGTGATGAAAACCAGATTCCAATGGACACAATTCCAATGGTTGCAAGAGCTTGGACCAGCTCAAGTATAGTATTTTGTCGCTCCAGAGGCGCATTCTTCCAGTCTGTCCTCCTGCAATCACTCAAAAGAAGACACAGTGCAATCAgtggatgaaaataaaatcatatttggtCAAcaagaattgatttttttgtcactgataaaaaaaaaatagcacttATGCAACAGGTTCAACTTTAGACCACATTTTACTAAACTTGTAAATGCTCTGGGGATGGAAAGAATTTCCATAACTAGATTGTGAATTTTACTATATGCTACCCCCAGTTCTGTTCTACACAAAGGTCTGGCCAATAATCAGGACTTAAATACCAAAgtccaaaatcataaatatatacatgAGAAAATACGTACCCTAAATCAGCAATTATAATGCTGACATTATCCTGTGTACGTCGATCCTGCAGAGAATGTCATTGTATATTACTAAAACTGTGAAGTGTCAATATAATAAGTTCATTATGATAACCACTGCCACGAGATTTGTTAAAACTTACCAAAGCGGCTTCTGCAAGTGCTTCACATGCTTGCTGAATTTGAAAGAAGAACAAGCAAAATATTATTGCTGCAACTTCGATTGCTTAATGATACTAGCTTAGTAACctcaaatataaaacattatgcTTACCTGAATGTTTCCGTGTTTTCGCAGTTGATCCCTCACTATAGAAACTGCTTCGGAGCTGCAATAGTAAGAAGAGTGTGAAGGTAATTCtctgaaaaaccaaaaaaaaagaaaaagaaaggtgcCAGAACTGATTCAAGGGATCATGCAATAGACCTGCCCATGTAATCCCATAAGCCATCGGATGCTAATACCACAAATTCTGCATCTGAGCCAAGAGCTACTTGATAAATATCAGGGTATGCAACAACCAAGTCATTGTTGAGCTGTACACTGTGTCATGAAGGCATccttatgttaaaatttatagttttgttttaaaattagataaagGTCAATTTGAATGTGACAGTAGAACACAAAGTCCAAAAATATCATGCTGTCCTCGTTGTATTTTGCAGAATCAGGCTGAAGCCCACAAAAAAAGGAGCTTCATTCAGATCTTGATTATGTACTTCAGTAGACAACAATCAGGACTGCGTATTCTCTTTCTAGTAGTTGATTTCTAGCTAGATATAAATCAAGGTAAAACAATCCATAGCCGTTCTCTTTACTAACTGATAACGTAACATAACCCACATTCGAGAAAATGTAAGGAACAATTATTAAGACACAGTACCTACCGAGAAATGAACTTTGCCGACCATCTTCCTTCCTGAACTCCTTTTTGCAGCATCCTTTCCACATGCAAAAGGTAGATACCCTTTAGGAAACACTTCAACAGTGGtagttcatttataaaaaaacttagaaGAAATTCCTTTACACTAGAAAGAATAGTGAAGAGATCAAGGACTATACTCattcttctttgttttgaatTGCACGTCCCCAAATGCACGAGATACAGCAATGTCTCCACAAATTCTACCATTGCTAATCTATAGACAACATATATTTGTGTTATCATTAGCCATATAATGGCCGTTTACTTATATAAAGAATGGTGGTGATTTTCATTATAAAGTGCACAAGGCTCCCACCATTCTggtgaaaaaaagtaaaaattaagaaaaagaaaccaCTGCCAGCTCAATTGAAAACAATGATCTTcaatataatcaaattttttttatcagtttccTATCACATGGCGTGCTGTAGCTGGAAAATGCTatattgatgtttatgatagtATTTGTATGTGGTTTCCTTGCCGGAAACAAATTCTATTACATGTGGTTTCTCCAACTATAAAACCACAACTCATAAATAATAAGACTGGGAAAGAGAGAATGATTATATGCCCCATAATACATCAAGTTGTTTCACATCCTAAGTTGTCAAAATTTTCAACTCAGAACTTTGGTTTTATTGTATAGAACATTGTCATATTGACTTGGGATGATGGTCAAAAAGGTATGCAAAAAAATGAAGGAACAAGGAAAACACACCCATCCACCTGCTTCTCTGACTCTTCTAATTTCATCAAGAGAAGTCTTGTTGCTCCCAATTGGACGGTGAGGACTAGTCAGAACTTCTGCTTTTCCAGATCTGCATAGAACCTACAAGAATAAACAAGCTTAAATAGAAGTCAGGTAATTTGAAGACATTCAATCCCCTAGATATGAATATCAAAATAGTCCAAGTAATAgcttttttcttcataattcttgtaaacagaaaaatatataaagagaagaagtacatttttttcatcaaaagCTGGAGTCAAATGTATCATCTGGGAACACAGTAAGGATAAATAATACATACCACAGTTGAGTCACCAATATGTGAAATTAGCAGCTCATCATCTCCAATGAACACGGTAGTTGCTGTAGCACCTGATTCATCCTCCTCTCCATTCATTTCAAGCCTTTGAAAATGAAATACTAATGTCTAAACCTCCAATGTAATCATACCAAATCTAGAATCATATGGGAACTATCTAACTAGACACATTCTATGGAGACTATCCATTGCAGACTAATGTATTGCCTTACCGTTTTAATAACCTTGCGTCAACCTTGAGAAATGCCTCCTGTAATGCCCCTTTAATGGCTTTGAAATCTTTCTCGACTAATAGTAACCCAGCTTGTAAAGCATTAACACACTCCTTGTACAGCTCATCCCTGTAGTTGGCACTTGGCAGACCAATTCAACAATTCAGATTGTGTAAAGAATAATAATTCATTTACCAGACTcaattgagaaaagaaaagaaatcacaTATCCACACAACACAAAGAACAATGAGTGCAAGGGTGGATTTTCCATATGTCTGGATTGATGTAAgggatgaaatgaaataaactaTGGCCATGTTTGGAAAAACTTCTTAATAAGCACTTAtaagatataaaaataagaagataaaatgaatttaacttctcccataaattaaaattagctcATGCTCAAGTTAAAATCAGCTTTTAGAGAAACTAAATGAGATAATTTCTACAAATTAACTTGTGCATAAGTTAATTGTAACTTATGAGAGAAACTTAAGtcattttaccttcttatttagtaacttatttaacttaatttaaattCACTCCATTCCATTCTACTCCAATAGACACACTGCCACTCACACTCCCCAAATTCATTCATTATGAACACCAACTAGAATCCAGAGCAAGTAATAACTATATTGTACGAGCATTAAGACATTAAAATAAATGGACGAGCAATCAAACAAGCAAAAAGACATTAAAATAAAGTGGCAAAGCATGCATATAGGAAAAATTAATGTTTGCAAAGACGTACCTGAGGAACTCAACCGAAGAAAAGCCTCCATGGCCATCAAAGACAGCTGCAAAAGAGAAGCCCTGAAGGCCCTCAGGCCGAACAATAATATCATCTTCCATCTCTTCACGGAGACCCTGCAAGGCTATGGACCCCCATCTTATGCCGGGCACCTCGGTCAAAGACGATGGAGCATCAATGGCTATGGCAGAGCAGCACCTGCTCCTGCTGCTGGTGGTAAAGTTGTTTCTGTGTATGTTCTTAGCGGTGGAGCGGCTATGAAGCTTGCATAAGAGGAATCTTTGTATGTGAGGACTTGACAGGGCCATGATAGAGGGTTTGGAagctgagagagagagagagagagtgttgAGTTTTGGTGTGGATGGAGATAGATAGATTGATAAGTGAGTTTAAGTTAATAGAAGCCTCTAACTGCATTAACGGATCAGATTCTCTCTCTCTACAAGCTTGTATTGttatatgtatgtatgaatGCATAATAAAACCTAATAAAAACACGTGGCAAAACAGGAACGTGCAACGTCATGTTCCTGGGCCCTACTACTGGCCATGTATTATTTTACTCAACCATGTTACTTTGAGTGGTCAAACTAGAATACcttccttttattttctacATAGTGCGTGGTTCTAGTTCAGATCAGATGAAGTATGGCTGTTACTGGATTCAGCAACTAGTTAGCTGCCATTTGAATCTCTAACTATACTGCAAAAAACATTTATGTGGAGCAAAAACATTAGATTGGTAACATGATCTTAGGTTGGATATAAAATCTTTCATTTGTTGCATGTCAGCGGAAAGAGCATTTGTGCATCCTAATGTTTTAGTATGTGCGTACTACAGAAAGGTTTGTtttcatataaatgaaaattataatgaataaataaatttttttttaatatgtaaatcatattatagttaaattttacaattaaaaatatatttaacttatatattaaattttaatgaatattttaaatcataatataagttattttagaatttaatttatgtccactgttaatgttaaaaatatgtatTGTAATCCAATTAGAAATCATAGTAAACATTACTTTTATCTGTTTATGGTACTTTGAGAGTTACTCCAACTTTTTGAATTTGGATTCCATGTATTCACACAATTACATGGTCATGAATCTAGACCGTGTGATGATAAAGATCaaataattagtatttaaaggtattttttaaattgacttTACTGAAATGATATATGCACCATTTGATGAAGACCATACGACTCTTATCATCTAACTGCGTGATTGCGTTATTTTACCAACCACAGGAATCCAGATCCCGACTTTTCATCTTCacctttttctaatttaataattttaacaagTAACACATCTTTAActgttaaattaaaagaaaatgattgatgaaaatgacaaataaaCTATTTGAGATACTTTTAGAACAACTTAATCCCTCTCCTTTGTATATATTTACTTgcaaacaagaatttaaaaattcatagtAATCCATGGTCTAGAAAAAAACCACCGAACCAAGTCCGGTCAAGATttaatctttttcttaaaacaaaTGCAATGCTAGTTATAATCCATTTTCAATCTCCTTGAAAAGAGTAGAAAATAATACCTCTTAATTGTAATTTATTTCCGGTTCGAAGATGGCTTTGATTTGCATACATACAAACAACAGCAGCTaattaagaagaaaatcaaTTAAGCTAAGTGAAGCAAAGATGTAAATTCTTGTCACTAGTTTAAGATGCCAGCATAACATTTTATGTAAATTCTTCTCTCAAATAATGAGGTCCGGGCTTGAAGGGATCAGGCTCATAATATGCCTCTGGCCTGTAAATTCCAGTATCATTCATTCGATTGCTCAAAACATGAAGAATGGCCTTCTTCTCACCTCCATACTCATCCCTGTTGTTCTCAACATAAGAATTGGCCTCAGCTGCTATCTCATTCACAAAATCAAACCGATTATCTTCTGACAACATTAACCTCTCTATGTCCATCGTCAAGAGCTTTCCCTGTTCCCTTACCATCCTTACCTGCTCCTCCATGAAAGGAATGCGCTCCATTTTGGGGTGCATATATTCATCCTTTTTTATCTGCAACAAAATGAATTTTTGCTTAAACATTCAGGCTAATAACACATGATATTAGAGAAGGTCGTGCCAATAACATCCTGTTTGGGTAAATAGTTTAATTAAGCACTTATCAAATAATTACTTATGCataaattgtatttataatcgacgcaaaaataatgttaaagttATTTTCCTATAAgttgacaattatttttataagctaTTTTGGAGAGTTTATTGAAATAAGTTGAAACCAGTATGAGCagatcataaattattttcgtAAGTTATTCCAACACTTACATTAAGATAAGTCCTATAAATAAGCTTTCCCAAACGAACCAATCAccgtttttttttatcggcaaagaAGATCATAACTATATAAATAACGGGTACATGGGGTACCCAAACccatatacaacaaaagaaactaaaactaGTGTAAACCGACTAACCCCATAGACCAGTGGTTACACagtatttatatttaaagataTAAATACAAAGTAACCGAGCCTACACAGCAAATAATCCGTACATTTGACCATGTCCTCATCAGTTAAACTACATCCTGAACTCTACGTATGCCGACATTTACCAGCTTCAGAAAGTGTATTCCCTCTTGAATAACCCAACGAACGTATTCACTGCATCATCAAATCTGTTATACCAGCAGCAACAGAATATAACACACTGATCCATAGCCTGCTTTCAtccatatcataattaaaacacatCAGCCTGTGTAAACAAGTGTGATCCATACATAAGCTAATTCCCTCCATTTCATTGCCTCATCCGCTTACTGTTTTCCATCCAAACCAAAAGTGCCGCCACCACATGTCTATTAAATCCGTCATCATTACCATAGTAATTTTGCCACCTAAGAACCCTCCATCTAGCATGGTACTGCATTCCCCATAATCTCCATCTTCTTAGttctttaattagaattagcaCCATTCTACACTTTTCTACATTGCTGTATCTTCTGTAAACATTTTAACAGATAACAATCTATTGTAAAAAACAGATTGGCCCTACACATGTTGCAAACACAAAAAGGTCAGGTCGACATGTGTAGGGCCAATCTGTTTGGCCCTACACATTTAGTTTCATAGACAGAACATTTGAAATTAGCAAAGTTTTGCCTTTAACCATTGCCA encodes the following:
- the LOC114408236 gene encoding uncharacterized protein LOC114408236; this translates as MALKINTLLLVLLLILIPLSSGLAEGFGENMHPTHGLLYKDGIKMNSRKLLVHDFVLDYDEAGPNPRHTKKPGKGP
- the LOC114410279 gene encoding protein PLASTID TRANSCRIPTIONALLY ACTIVE 7-like; the encoded protein is MAIRINSLTLSSALPKMELRGGISGLWVGSQMMPQMRKEARGRRVWRRRKLIKKDEYMHPKMERIPFMEEQVRMVREQGKLLTMDIERLMLSEDNRFDFVNEIAAEANSYVENNRDEYGGEKKAILHVLSNRMNDTGIYRPEAYYEPDPFKPGPHYLREEFT